One Triticum dicoccoides isolate Atlit2015 ecotype Zavitan chromosome 5B, WEW_v2.0, whole genome shotgun sequence genomic window carries:
- the LOC119305535 gene encoding protein ROLLING AND ERECT LEAF 2-like translates to MGTTASKQDRNTALQLCKGRLKHIEQAIDARYALSAAHLSYEQSLRNVGVALRQFVESHHEGDPDKSPRSSSALPSPLPPADNSKISLLKVPHHSDISRLRSEVSPSLTVTVNPSDGDASFIKKGQPIPTSVSPPLSPEFCPPWDFFEPNDVSENVATHVSENCEATLDDFGHADGRDQASSIKNTSQIAEVQEQLGTHGCKDLDDNFEHLKSNRNDCNEIEIADTDLPNDSSLHKEPDQVQTQNVERQNPTRTTDKRKIEAHSVDKVNVPKISTEREEERGSSITSVSKDFLSDVKELERQFARAAECCHGVSRMLETRKIRLSFSTKITGKPSCALSLSASLLCCNAGNVASHESEQHVTKVIAWNRSLSSRSSSYKNPLFSAQKDDDPPESISDFVEEFCMISGSHASSLDRLYAWEIKIYHELKNIESIQQIYDEKCAQLSHQCARDADARQVDKTRFTIKGLYSRLVVGTEVLYSISKTIEKLRDEELQPQLLELLQGQTRMWRVLEEVHQMQQKITSPTDAKLPAMSPPSESRGHALMNLITELGVFYSSLAGWVDGYKNYVSGMHSWLQKCVVQPRDRSGGGNLTLSPRQHLAPPLFVLLGDLSAGMSSLPSEESCDSIKNLAADLKKMYKHQAAEQKKAAKKRSSDAGAERDKSSETESEMATLQGGLTAMFDRLSKLSGAMASLAENVKREAEVAREAYAIGRRTE, encoded by the exons ATGGGTACAACTGCCTCCAAGCAAGACCGCAACACCGCATTGCAGCTCTGCAAGGGTCGTCTGAAACACATTGAACAAGCAATCGATGCAAGGTATGCCCTTTCGGCTGCTCATCTGTCGTACGAGCAGTCTCTGCGCAATGTCGGCGTTGCTTTGAGGCAGTTTGTGGAGTCACACCATGAGGGTGATCCGGACAAGTCCCCTCGCTCTTCGTCTGCTTTACCATCCCCATTGCCACCTGCAGACAATTCTAAAATTTCACTACTGAAAGTGCCCCACCATTCTGATATTAGTCGCTTGAGGTCAGAAGTAAGCCCATCCTTGACAGTGACAGTCAACCCAAGTGATGGTGATGCTAGTTTTATCAAAAAAGGGCAGCCCATTCCGACTTCGGTTTCACCACCGTTGTCTCCGGAATTTTGCCCCCCATGGGATTTCTTTGAACCAAATGATGTGAGTGAAAATGTTGCTACCCATGTCTCAGAGAACTGCGAGGCAACTTTGGATGATTTTGGTCATGCCGATGGAAGGGATCAAGCTTCCTCGATCAAAAACACTAGTCAAATAGCTGAGGTGCAAGAACAGTTGGGAACACATGGATGTAAAGACCTCGATGACAATTTTGAACATCTTAAGTCAAATCGCAATGACTGTAATGAAATTGAGATTGCTGATACAGACTTACCAAATGACTCAAGCTTACACAAAGAACCTGATCAAGTGCAGACACAGAATGTGGAGAGGCAAAATCCTACACGTACTACTGACAAAAGAAAAATTGAAGCCCACTCTGTAGACAAGGTTAATGTACCAAAAATATCTActgaaagggaagaagaaaggggcaGTTCCATCACCAGCGTATCAAAAGATTTTCTGTCTGATGTGAAAGAACTCGAGCGCCAATTTGCTCGGGCAGCTGAGTGTTGCCATGGGGTCTCAAGGATGCTTGAGACAAGGAAGATTCGACTAAGCTTTTCTACCAAGATAACAG GGAAACCATCATGTGCACTTTCTCTGTCAGCATCCTTGCTCTGCTGCAATGCTGGAAATGTAGCTTCCCATG AATCAGAGCAGCATGTCACAAAAGTGATCGCTTGGAATCGCTCACTTTCATCACGATCTTCATCATATAAGAATCCactattttcagctcaaaaggatgaTGACCCTCCAGAAAGCATTAGCGATTTTGTTGAAGAGTTTTGTATGATTTCAGGAAGTCATGCATCCTCTTTAGATAGACTCTATGCTTGGgaaataaagatttatcatgagtTAAAG AATATTGAATCAATCCAGCAGATATACGACGAAAAATGTGCTCAGCTAAGCCATCAATGTGCCAGGGATGCAGATGCCAGGCAAGTTGACAAAACTCGGTTTACTATCAAAGGGTTGTATTCGCGACTCGTGGTAGGAACTGAAGTGCTATACTCAATTTCAAAAACAATTGAGAAGTTGCGAGATGAAGAGTTGCAGCCTCAACTTCTTGAATTACTACAAGG GCAGACACGCATGTGGAGGGTGCTGGAGGAAGTTCACCAAATGCAGCAGAAAATTACCTCTCCAACAGATGCAAAGCTCCCAGCAATGTCTCCTCCAAGCGAGTCGCGCGGACATGCCTTGATGAACCTCATCACTGAACTGGGAGTCTTCTACTCCAGTTTGGCAGGCTGGGTTGATGGTTACAAAAACTATGTGAGTGGTATGCACTCCTGGCTGCAGAAATGTGTGGTGCAACCACGAGACCGGTCAGGGGGAGGAAACCTGACCCTCTCGCCTCGCCAACACCTTGCTCCACCCCTATTTGTTCTCTTGGGGGATTTGTCCGCAGGAATGTCATCGCTCCCATCTGAAGAATCATGCGATTCCATCAAGAACCTTGCAGCAGATCTCAAGAAAATGTACAAGCACCAGGCAGCAGAACAGAAGAAGGCAGCGAAGAAGAGATCTTCAGACGCTGGGGCAGAGCGTGACAAATCGTCAGAGACTGAATCAGAGATGGCAACCCTGCAGGGCGGTCTGACCGCAATGTTTGATCGACTCTCGAAGCTCTCAGGTGCCATGGCCAGCCTGGCTGAAAATGTGAAACGGGAGGCGGAGGTCGCCCGGGAGGCGTACGCCATCGGTCGCCGCACAGAGTAA